CCGCTCCTTCGGAGCTTAATGCACAGCATCGATTCCGACCGCAAGTCTCTTGGCAGTTCTGCACTGGCAAGATGCCAGTGGCACCCGGAAGCAATGCATGGCGTCGCTCACTCGTCGCGGCCGTACTTTAGATAGAACTTATTTTGAAAGACCCCGTCGGGATCGTATTTCCGCTTCTGGGCGAAAAACTCCGCCCCTTGCGGATACGCGCGGGCGAACTCCGCCGGCGTGGCATGCAGGCGATACGGCAAATAGTACCGCCCGCCGGCGGCGAGGGAGGCTTCGATCAGCGCTTGCGACACCGTTTCCATTTCAGCTTCAGCGGCGGCGGTCGTGGGCTGATTGAAGAGCATCACGAACGCGAACATCTCTTCGGTCGCGTAGCGGAGGAACGTGTCGCGGTCCTCCTCGACGAAGCGGACCGTTACGTTGAGCAGGTCGACGTCGTGCTTGGGGATCGTCTCGCGAAGCGCGGCGATGAAGCTGGCGACGCCGCTGCGGGGGACGAAGTACTCGTGCAAGATGTCGGTCGACGCGGCGGAACGATTTTGGAAGACTTCGACTCCTTCGTTAAGGAGCTGGTTCCGTGAAAAGTATTCCTTGTTGAGATGGGGCTGCAGCTTCGCCTCGGCGGACCAGCGGAGCTCTTTGCCGTAGTCGCTGCCGACGGAGCCGCGGAACAAGTTACGGCGGAGTTTGATCGAATTGGCCGAGGCCAGCGGCGGAATCGAGCCGTCGGGGGCTTCGTGGAAGACGTTGATGATCACGTCTTCGAGAAAATGCGACGGTGCGATGCCGAGCCGGCCGTAGGCCATCGCCACGTCGTCGCGGCCGGCAATCTCGGCGTCGTAGGTGGCGAGCGCCTGGTTGAGCGGGACGACAAATTGTTCGAGGCGGTAGCGGGCGTTCGGAATCACGCGCAAGTCGGCGTCGAGGATCACGCCGAACAGGCCGTAGCCGCCGAGGGCGAGGGCGAAGAGTTCGGCGTTCTCGGTGCGACTGCACGTTTTGATCGTGCCGTCGGCAAGCAGCAGCCGAAAACTTTCGACCGTCGAGGCGATCGGCGGGCGGCCATACTGCCAGCCGTGGCAGTTGACGCTGAGCGAACCGCCGACCGTGAAACTGTTGTTCGACTGCATCACTGCGACCGAGCGGCCGACCGGATCGAGGTAGGGGATAATCTCCGACCAGCGGGCGCCGGCCTGGACGCGGAGGAGGTTCGTGGCGGGATCGAACGACATCGCGTGGAACGGCGTCATGTCGATAACGATGCCGTCGGGCGAGATCGTGTGGCCTCCCATCGAATGGCGGGCGCCGGCGATCGAAACACTGAGCTTGTCGCGGCGGGCGCGGACGAGGAGGTCGCGAAGCTGCGATTCGGCTGCGGCGGGATCGGCGGGGATCGGCCAAACTTCGGCGACGTGCGCGGCGTTTAGCCGGCTGGCGTCGTCGATGTAGCCGGCCGCCAGTGGCTGCAGCTGGTCGGCGTCCTGCCAGGCGACGGTGGCGAGGTGCCCTGCCGGCCGCGAGACGGAAACGACGATGACGATGGCTACGATGAGGAGGGCGAGGAGAATTTTTCGCCGGCGCGTGAGGGGCCTTCGCATTGGCGGTTGGGAGTTAGAATGGTGGGTTTGAGAATCACGAACTTGTGGTCCCCTCCCCCTTGAGGGGAGGGTTAGGGAGGGGGGAGTGGTGCGTGTACCAGCGTTCCACCCCCTCCCCATCCCTCCCCTCAAGGGGGAGGGAGCCAGACGTTTTGTTTTTGAGTTGTAACGACTTTTGCATCGTTTTTACCAGTTCACGTTATTTGAAACCTTGCGTTCGCTTGATGTCGCCAGTCGAACTCACCGCTGCTTTGAAGTTGCGAGCCCGTGAATTGGGTTTTGCGCTGGCGGGCGTGTGCGAGGCGGCGGCGCCGAACGGCGTCGCGCGGCTCGGCGAGTGGCTTGATCGCGGTTATGCGGGGCAGATGAAGTATCTGCATGACCGGCGCGAGGCATATGCTCATCCGCGGTATGTCCTTGAGGGGGTGCGGAGCTTGCTGCTGCTGGGGTTGCCGTACCGCACGGTCGAGGCGGCGCCGGCGGAGGCTGGCGAGGGACGGGTCGCGCGATATGCGTGGGGCGAAGCGGACTACCACGACGTGATTCGCGACAAGCTGCACGATCTTGCCGATTACTTGCGCGAGCTGGCCCCCACAGCGACGACGCGGGGCGTGGTCGATACGGCGCCGCTGCTGGAGCGGGAGTTCGCGCAGCGGGCGGGCTTGGGATGGGTCGGCAAGAATACCCTGCTGCTTAGCCGCGACGCGGGGAGCTATTTCTTTCTTGCCGCGCTGCTGACCGATGTGGAGCTGGCCGCGGACGAAGCGTTTGAGGCCGATCACTGCGGCACGTGCACGGCGTGCCTCGATGCGTGCCCAACGCAGGCGTTTCCGCAGGCGGGGGTGCTCGATGCGTCGCGATGCATTAGTTATCTCACGATCGAATTGCGGGATCACATTCCGGCCGAACTGCGGCCCGGCATGCGCGACTGGGTCTTCGGCTGCGACGTCTGCCAAGAAGTTTGCCCGTGGAATCGGTTCGCGCCGGTGAGCGAGATCGAGCGGTTGCAGCCGGTGGAGGCGATGAACCCACTGGAGCTGACGTCGCTCTTTGCGATGGATGACGACGCGTTCCGGCGACGGTTTCGCAAGACGCCGCTGTGGCGGCCGCATCGGGATGGATTACTACGCAACGCGGCAATTGTGTTGGGGAATCAGGGACGGGCGTCGGCGCTGCCGGCGCTTGCGCGGGGGTTGAATGATGTAGCGCCCCTCGTGCGGGCGGCGACCGCGTGGGCGCTGGGCCGGATCGCGGCGGCGGAGCCCGAAGCGGGGGCGGCGGCGTTGTTGCGGGCGCGATTGGGGATCGAAGAGGACGCGACGGTTCGTGCAGAAATATTGGGAGCGATGCCTTGAGTAACACACCAATGCACGAGCCGTGTGAAGAATAGCCCAGAAAGGGGCGACATGATGTAGCACACTAAACGTCAAAGTGATCTTGGAGTACCTGAATCTAATCATGCACCACGGAAGCACTATTTAAGTGCGTGCTGATCCACTCTGAATGTTGTGGCTCCCTCCCCCTTGAGGGGAGGGCTGGGGAGGGGGTGGAACCCTGGTACCCGCTGCCGACCCCCTCCCTAACCCTCCCCTCAAGGGGGAGGGGACCTCATGGTTTCGTTATATGGAAGACTGGGGCTTGCAGTTGGATGAGCTTTTTTTGCCAGAGATTAGAGAATGCAGGGGATGCTTGAGTCGCTCGGCAACCATGATTGATCATTCAATCACACGCCGTCGCGCTTGACGGCGACGCTCGTTGTCGAAAAATGGGGCTTCCTACCTAAACCAATGACCACTGCCACGACTCACTCGCTGAAGCCCCTCCGCATCGGGAATATCGAACTCGATTTCCCCGTGGTGCAGGCTGCGCTGAGCGGGTACAGCGACACCGCGATGCGGGTGATCGCCCGCCGCCTCGGGGCGAGCTACACGCTGTGCGAGGTGATGCTCGATTACTTCATCATGCAGGTGAAGGATCGGCCGCGGAACAGTCACCTGATGCACGTGGCCGACGAGGAGCATCCGGTCGCGGGGCAGTTGATGGGCGCCGAACCGGAGCAGTTTGGGCCGGCGGCGGTGAAGCTGGTCGAAAAGGGCTTCGACGTCATCGACATCAACTTCGGCTGCCCGGTGAAGAAGGTGCTGGGGCGGTGCCGCGGCGGGTTTCATTTGAGTCAGCCGGAAGTGGCGCTCGAGATTGTGAGCCGCGTCCGCGACGCGGTGTCGGCGCATGTTCCGGTGACGCTCAAAATGCGGCGCGGGATTGATGATTCGGCCGAGAGCCGCGAGAAGTTCTTTGAGATCTTCGACGGCGCCTACGCGCGGGGCGTCGTGGCAGTGACCGTGCATGGCCGGACGGTGCTGCAGCGATACGACGGGCCGTCGCGATGGGAATTTTTGCGGGAGCTAAAGGCGTACGCCGGCGACCGCGTGATTCTCGGCAGCGGCGATTTGTTCAACGCCCAGGCATGCCTCGACATGATGGAGTACACCGGCGTCGATGGCGTGACGGTCGCCCGCGGGTGCATCGGCAATCCGTGGGTGTTTCAGCAGTGTCGAGCACTCGCAGCGGGGCAACCGCTACCCGCGCCGCCGACGCTGCACGAACAGCGCGAGGTGATCGCCGAGCATTACCGCCTTGCCGAAGAACTGTATGGCGCCGAGCGGTGCATCCCGACGATGCGGAAGTTTGGCATCAAGTACTCGCAGCTCCATCCGCAACACAACGAGGTGCGGGCGGCCTTCGGCACGGTGAAGATCGTCGGCGGCTGGCGGGATGTGCTCGCAAAGTGGTACAGCATCGACGGGCCGGGCGTTCATCCGGCAATTGAGGAGCCGAACCCGTTAGCGTCGCCGGCGGAGTGAACCTGCGCGGGGCGGGGGCTGTCTTGTTCGGCACGCAAACTCGCATTTGAGGCTCCCTCCCCCTGGAGGGAGCAACGAGCACGGTCGCCAGTGGCGATCGTGCGTAGGCGGTAGCCCGTGCGTAGCACCGGGCTGGGGAGGGGGGAGAAGCTGGTACCCGCCGCGCTCACCCCTCCCTAACCCTCCCCATCAAGGGGAGGGGACCAGAACATTCTTGTGTTGAGCGTGGCTCAGCGAAGCGCCCCCGGGCGGAGCCCGGGGCTAGGGGTACGAGCAACAGCGATAGGCGGAATTCATGTCGAACGGAAGCGAAGCGAGCGAAACAACGTCTTGGTGGTCGCGACCCGCTGGGGGCCGGGAGGTGCTGCAGATTGCGGTGCCGATGGTCGTGACGACGCTCTCGTGGACGTTGATGAACTTCATCGACTCCGCGATTCTGATGCAGGTTTCCGGCACGGCGATGGCCGCGGCCTATCAGGCGGGCATCATTTGGTTCGCGGCGCTCAGCCTGTTCTGGGGCATCTGTTCGTATAGCAGCACGTTCGTTGCGCAATATTTCGGCGACGAGCAGCCGAACAAAATCGGCCCTGCGGTGTGGCAAGGGGTGTGGCTCGCGCTGTCGTTCTCGCTGCTTGTGCCGGTGGCGCAATGGTTCGCGCCGCGGCTGTTCGATCTGTTCGGCCACGAGGAAGAACTGGCGCGGATGGAGGCGCTGTTCTTTCAGATTCTTTGTTACGGCGCCCCCGGAATGCTCATGGCGCAGTCGCTCGAATGTTTTTACAGCGGCCGCGGCAAGACGTGGGTGGTGATGCTAGTCGACGCCGGCGCCGTGATGGTGAATCTCATCCTGGCGGTGGTGCTGGTGCAGGGGTGGTTCGGCATCGAGTCGTGGGGGATTGCCGGCGCCGCGTGGGCGACCGTCCTGGCCCAGTGGTGTCGCGCTGTTTCGTTTGCCGCGCTCGTGCTCATGCCGGCAAACCGCGCGGCGTTCAACACGGCCGACATGAAGCCGGACGGCCAACTGCTGCGGCGGATGATTCGTTTTGGCGGGCCGAGCGGCGCGCAGATGATGCTCGACGTGACCGGTTTCGCGCTGTTCATGATGTTCGTCGCAACGATCGGCGTCGCCGAAGCAGAAGCGACGAGCTTGGCGTTTCGCGTGAGCCAGGTGGCGTTCATGCCGGTGTGGGGCCTGGGAATGGCAACAGCGGTGCTTGTGGGGCAGAAGCTTGGCGAAGATCGGCCAGAGCTGGCTCAGCGGGCCGCGCGGACGACGCTGTCGATGAGCCTCGTCTATATGGGGGCGATTTCGCTGGTGTTCGTGTTCGCGCCGCGGGTGTTTCTGCAGACGTTCTTCACGCATGGCGAGGTTCCCGCGGCGTCGGTTGCGGAGGAGGTTTCGCCGGGGGACGCGAAGCCGCAAGCGGCTGGTTTGGAGGAGGAGCCGGCGAAGGCGGAAGTCGAGGCGATGACGAGCTACCTGATGCGGTTCGTGGCGGCGTACAACATGTTCGACGCGGCGGTCATCATCTTAGTGAGCGTGCTGCGCGGCGCCGGCGATACGCGGTTCGTGATGATCGTCAGTTGCTTTATGTCGACGCTGATGTGGCTCGGCAGCCTCGTTGGCGTCTATGTACTGAAGTTTGACGTCTACGCGGCGTGGTGGTTTATTGCGATTTGGGTGTCGACGCTGGCCGTGGTTTACGTGCTGCGGTATCGCACCGGCAAGTGGCAGGCGATGCGGGTGATTGATCAGGTGCATCACGCGCATTAGTGCCCCCCGCGCACCCTCTGGCTCCCTCCCCCTGGAGGGGAGGGTTGGGGAGGGGGGATCGCGCCTGGTACCAGCTGCCGCCACCCCTCCCTAGCCCTCCCCATCAAGGGGAGGGGACCTCAACATTGATTGTATGTTAGGGCCGGCGCCACAACGTTAGCGCAGAATGCGCGGCACCATGCCGCGGAGGCGGTCGCTGATGCCGCGTTGTTCTTCGGCTGAGGAGCCAGCAGTCGGCGTTGGCAGCACATCGCTCGGCTTCGCGGCGATGCTCGCGATCGGCGCTTGTTCCACGAACAACCGCGGCCAGTAGCCGTCGATGAGGCGCTGGCAGTCCATTAGTTGGCCGTCGTCGAGGGCCGACTTCGCGGCGTAGAGCCGCTTGGAGATTTGGTAACGCTGCTCTTTCGAGAAGCGAAGGTCGTACAGCCGCACGTCGTCGATCCAGGCTTCGCCGTGGCCGACGAGGTGGAACTGTAGCCGCATTTGGCCGGTGCTGGCGAGCGGCAAGTCGTCGACGGCGAACTCGTACTCGGTCCACTCGGAATTGAGCTGCTGCTCGCCGCCGATGGCGACGTAGCGTTGCCGCGTGACGCCGGCCGATTCGTACTCAAACCAGGCGTAAAGCTGCGATTTCGCGGCTCCCGCGGCGCCGTGAATTCTGGCGCGGACGGTGAGCTGGCCGGTCGGCGGAATCGGGAAGAGGTGGCTTTGCACGGCAACGCCAAGGGCGTCTTCGCTGTGAAGGTGGAGCGAGTGGCCGGTGACTGGTTCAGTTTCGGGAGCAAGGTCGACGACGCCAGCGGCGCCGATCCGCGGCTGCCAGCCGAGCATTTGGCCCGCTTCGCCGGTCAGTTCGAAGTCGGGGTTTTGGAGTTCGCTGTAGATGCGTTCGAAATCGAGCGCCGCCATCCGCTGTTCGAATTCGGCGAGTCGGCGGGCAAGTTCGGCCTTCGCGGCGGGGCTCATCTTCACTGTCCACGCGCCGACTTTCACTGCGGGCGACGAGAAGCGGCGGGCTTGCACGCCGTGCGGCGGCAGGATCGTTGTCCAGTTCTTGGGGCCGCCCGGAAGCGTGCCGCTGATGGTCGGATCGCTCGCGGCTTGCGCCGCTTCGAGCGCGGGATCGACGCCGAGGCGACGCCACACCATCGTGCCGCTGGCTTCGAGCGGGATGGTGAGTTCGAGCGGCCAGGCCGATTCATTGACGACGCAGACGGTGGTCGACTCGGCTTCACGGTAGATGCGAAGCGTGACAGGTTGCTTGCGTTCGGTGCGAGTGTCGCCGCCGGCGGCGGGGAGCTCTTGGAAGAGCCGCATCGCGTCGCGGTGCATGTCGCAGTCGGCCAGCGGGAACTGAGTGCCGCCGCTGATAGCCAGATTGAAATCACGCGCCGTGAGAGCGGCGGCGATGCCGCGGGTAGCCTGCTCGTGCGCCGCGGTCGACGCGGCGGCGAGCGTGAGGTTCGTGTGGTTGGCGCCGAAGGGGCTTTGAGCGTCGAACGTCGCCAAGCGCAGCTCGCTCGGCACATGGTAGAGTTCCTCGCCGCAGTTGACGCGGCTGACGAACAGTTGCTCCAACTCGGGGGCATGATTCACGCGGAGATCGGCGGCCGAGGCGTCGACGGAATCTTCGGCGCCGAGACGTCGAGGACGGAGAAGCGACACGCCCGGCGTCTTCGCGAGCCGAGCGAGATCGAGGCCCGTTTCGGCGAGGGCGTCGTCGAGCGTCGCACGGCCGGAAACGGCTTGGCGAAGGCGTTCCGACGCGTTGGCGCCGGCGAGGAGGTCTTCAGTGCAAAGGATGAGCCTAGCGTCAGGCCGGCGGTTGATGATCCGCGTCGCGACGACACTGTAGAAATTGGTCGTTTGCTGGTAGCGCCACGCATTCCATGCCGGGAGGAGCGGCCCACTGACTTGTTCGCTGCGACGGGCGAAGCGTTCGTGCCCGTCGATGAGCAGCGTGGTTTCCATGGCGAGGGCGAAGCTGGTTGCCGTTTCGTCGTCGAGGGCCCAGCCGATGCCGGGCGTGACGCCATAGCCTCCGCCGTGCAGTTGCAGCGCGACGCCGCCCCAAGCCGGGTGCTGGTCGTAACGCTGCGCGAGACGACTGACAACGGCGGTGAGTTCGGCCTGCACGTCGGGATGGAGCAAGTTGTAATGAGGCGCCGTCGCGGTGGTCTGGTGATTCGTCACGCGCCATGGCTGGCCGTCGCCGCCGATACATTCGATGCCGGCGACGCCGGCGCTCGCGGTGCGGCGGATGGCTTCAATCGCCGGCAGCGGCGAGGCAAGTTCCACGGCAGGAACGAGCGTGAGCCCTTCGCGATCAAAAATGCGGAGCAGCACTTCGAGCACGTCTTTGCGGATCGGATCTTCGCCGGTCGCGGCGAGCAGACCGGAGTCGAATCGCGGCGACACGCCGAGCCCGGCGACGGGGGCGAGCGAGGCGCCTTCGCTGGCGATCGAGACGACGGCGCCGTTGTAGCCGGCGGCATGCAGTTGCTGGGCGAGGCGATTGGCGGCGGTGAGGAACGTGTGCCACGTTTCGATGCTGCGACCGCTCTCGGCGTCGAACTCGCCGGCGGCGCCGAAAGAATCGGCGAACGTCGGCGCCGCGATGTACGCGGCGGCCAGACGCTGTTTCGCTGCGGGGCTGGCGGGATCGTTCGGCGCGGCCTTCGTCGTGCGGTGTTGGAGGCGAATTTTGCCGTAGAGGGCGCCCTGATCGTGCGAGCGGTTGGCAATCAGCACGGCGGGCGATTTGGTGCGAGGCCAGAAGACGATGCGATGGGTGACGACGCCGGTTTTCGCGTCGACGGTTTGCGTCGTTTGATCGGCGGTGAAGACGCCCCAATCGCGGCCGAAGGTGCGAACCTCGCCGGCGGCGTCGGGTTCGATGATGCTGACGGTAAGATGTTGCTCTTGGTCGCGCGGAACCTCAAGCTCGATGGCGTGCGGCTCGCCGACGCTTTTCACCGGAAGCAGGTAGGCCTGCCAGGCGAGATCGTCGGACGGCGACGTGGGCGGCAGTTCAACGAGGCTTTGCCCCAGCGGCGAGAGAAGCGGCTTAACGTTGCCGAGCGGCCGCGGGGTCGAGAAGCCGGGGAGCTTTTCGACCTGCGTCCAGTGCGGAAGCCGTTGCCACCATGACGAGCTCGTGGCGTCGATCATCGCCACCGTTTCCCATTCGTCGGTGAGCCGCGGCAGCTTGGCGGCGGGATCGACGACGACGAAGCCGACGTTGCGGGCGGCGAGTTCCGAACCCTTGTCCCATGGCGCCAGGCGACTAGCGAAGCCGGCGGGGCGTTCAACGAGCGTGATCCGCAGGCGGTAGGCGCCTTCGGCTTTCGGGACGGCGAGTTCGACGGGGATTTCGCTCAGGTTTTGCGGATCGCAGGCGAAGGTCGCTTGCCAGAGAGCGGCGGGCGAACCTTGGCGGTAGAGCTTCGCTTCGAGCGTCGCGGGCGCCGTGAGCAGAGACGCAACTTGCGGCCGCAGCGTCAGCCGCAGCGACTCTTCGGGATTGAATACCAAGTGATCGCGATTGA
This sequence is a window from Lacipirellula parvula. Protein-coding genes within it:
- a CDS encoding FAD-binding oxidoreductase, which encodes MRRPLTRRRKILLALLIVAIVIVVSVSRPAGHLATVAWQDADQLQPLAAGYIDDASRLNAAHVAEVWPIPADPAAAESQLRDLLVRARRDKLSVSIAGARHSMGGHTISPDGIVIDMTPFHAMSFDPATNLLRVQAGARWSEIIPYLDPVGRSVAVMQSNNSFTVGGSLSVNCHGWQYGRPPIASTVESFRLLLADGTIKTCSRTENAELFALALGGYGLFGVILDADLRVIPNARYRLEQFVVPLNQALATYDAEIAGRDDVAMAYGRLGIAPSHFLEDVIINVFHEAPDGSIPPLASANSIKLRRNLFRGSVGSDYGKELRWSAEAKLQPHLNKEYFSRNQLLNEGVEVFQNRSAASTDILHEYFVPRSGVASFIAALRETIPKHDVDLLNVTVRFVEEDRDTFLRYATEEMFAFVMLFNQPTTAAAEAEMETVSQALIEASLAAGGRYYLPYRLHATPAEFARAYPQGAEFFAQKRKYDPDGVFQNKFYLKYGRDE
- the queG gene encoding tRNA epoxyqueuosine(34) reductase QueG codes for the protein MSPVELTAALKLRARELGFALAGVCEAAAPNGVARLGEWLDRGYAGQMKYLHDRREAYAHPRYVLEGVRSLLLLGLPYRTVEAAPAEAGEGRVARYAWGEADYHDVIRDKLHDLADYLRELAPTATTRGVVDTAPLLEREFAQRAGLGWVGKNTLLLSRDAGSYFFLAALLTDVELAADEAFEADHCGTCTACLDACPTQAFPQAGVLDASRCISYLTIELRDHIPAELRPGMRDWVFGCDVCQEVCPWNRFAPVSEIERLQPVEAMNPLELTSLFAMDDDAFRRRFRKTPLWRPHRDGLLRNAAIVLGNQGRASALPALARGLNDVAPLVRAATAWALGRIAAAEPEAGAAALLRARLGIEEDATVRAEILGAMP
- a CDS encoding tRNA dihydrouridine synthase, with the protein product MTTATTHSLKPLRIGNIELDFPVVQAALSGYSDTAMRVIARRLGASYTLCEVMLDYFIMQVKDRPRNSHLMHVADEEHPVAGQLMGAEPEQFGPAAVKLVEKGFDVIDINFGCPVKKVLGRCRGGFHLSQPEVALEIVSRVRDAVSAHVPVTLKMRRGIDDSAESREKFFEIFDGAYARGVVAVTVHGRTVLQRYDGPSRWEFLRELKAYAGDRVILGSGDLFNAQACLDMMEYTGVDGVTVARGCIGNPWVFQQCRALAAGQPLPAPPTLHEQREVIAEHYRLAEELYGAERCIPTMRKFGIKYSQLHPQHNEVRAAFGTVKIVGGWRDVLAKWYSIDGPGVHPAIEEPNPLASPAE
- a CDS encoding MATE family efflux transporter gives rise to the protein MSNGSEASETTSWWSRPAGGREVLQIAVPMVVTTLSWTLMNFIDSAILMQVSGTAMAAAYQAGIIWFAALSLFWGICSYSSTFVAQYFGDEQPNKIGPAVWQGVWLALSFSLLVPVAQWFAPRLFDLFGHEEELARMEALFFQILCYGAPGMLMAQSLECFYSGRGKTWVVMLVDAGAVMVNLILAVVLVQGWFGIESWGIAGAAWATVLAQWCRAVSFAALVLMPANRAAFNTADMKPDGQLLRRMIRFGGPSGAQMMLDVTGFALFMMFVATIGVAEAEATSLAFRVSQVAFMPVWGLGMATAVLVGQKLGEDRPELAQRAARTTLSMSLVYMGAISLVFVFAPRVFLQTFFTHGEVPAASVAEEVSPGDAKPQAAGLEEEPAKAEVEAMTSYLMRFVAAYNMFDAAVIILVSVLRGAGDTRFVMIVSCFMSTLMWLGSLVGVYVLKFDVYAAWWFIAIWVSTLAVVYVLRYRTGKWQAMRVIDQVHHAH